A region of Candidatus Rokuibacteriota bacterium DNA encodes the following proteins:
- the ndk gene encoding nucleoside-diphosphate kinase, producing MAAERTLTIIKPDAVARGVIGQIVARFEQAGLKVLAAKLVHLSPAQAGGFYIVHKERPFYASLCAFMTSGPCMPMVLEGENAIARLRDLMGATDPAKAAPGTIRRDLAASIEANAVHGSDSPESAAFEIPYFFGALEIHPR from the coding sequence ATGGCGGCAGAGCGCACCCTCACCATCATCAAGCCCGACGCCGTGGCCAGAGGCGTGATCGGGCAGATCGTGGCCCGGTTCGAGCAGGCGGGCCTGAAGGTCCTGGCGGCCAAGCTCGTGCATCTGAGCCCGGCGCAGGCCGGGGGCTTCTACATCGTCCACAAGGAGCGGCCGTTCTACGCGAGCCTCTGCGCCTTCATGACCTCGGGCCCCTGCATGCCCATGGTGCTCGAGGGGGAGAACGCCATCGCCCGGCTCCGCGACCTGATGGGCGCCACCGATCCCGCCAAGGCGGCGCCAGGGACCATCCGCCGAGACCTGGCCGCGTCCATCGAGGCCAACGCCGTGCACGGGTCGGACTCGCCGGAGTCGGCCGCCTTCGAGATCCCTTACTTCTTCGGCGCCCTCGAGATCCACCCGCGCTGA